The following proteins are co-located in the Streptomyces sp. NBC_01198 genome:
- a CDS encoding ABC transporter substrate-binding protein — protein MRLYVRRTRAALVAVAAGALVLTACSSGGGGGGGGTENKDARAKQSKSAEQLAGQITFGDDAASKGPAEPVPGAASGGTMNVLERDSYTHLDPAQIYVQNEGQLATLIHRGLTTYKLDNKGNYTVVGDLATNSGEQSDGGKTWTYHLKDGIKFQDGTPITSKDIRWSVERMFAPFVTNGPVYLQQWLANVNGTDYRKLLPDGPYKGKHLPDTLLATPDAKTVVFHFAKPQTDTPYLFAMPGYSVVDSAKDTQLKYDKAPVASGPYMIKSFDQGKSMTLVKNPNWDPSTDSARHQYVDSFAISFNHQYEDSTKRMMSDSGENQTSVSFSNAVDTDNTPKVVGTPTIYKRTVAGYQPFVGQIDFNMKKVTDLNVRKALALAIPTKPVYQALGASYGAEYAGGFISPALAGYQKADPLGKIANPNGDQAAAKKILTDAGKLNTKITYAYVNTTQGQQYSVAIAAALKTAGFDVQRKELPSDTYYDLIGKVDNPYDIYSQAWGSDWPSALTVIPPVFDGRTISDQAPNYSHVNDAHVNSEIDRISAITDPKQAQAAWFALNTYILTKVIPAVPTVYYKQLQLFGSKVGGAVYNNMFAGIDATKLYLKP, from the coding sequence ATGAGACTCTACGTGCGTAGAACCCGGGCCGCGCTGGTGGCGGTCGCCGCCGGCGCGCTGGTCCTTACCGCATGCAGCAGTGGCGGGGGCGGTGGCGGGGGCGGCACCGAGAACAAGGACGCCAGGGCGAAGCAGAGCAAGAGCGCCGAACAGCTGGCCGGCCAGATCACCTTCGGTGACGACGCCGCGTCGAAGGGGCCGGCCGAGCCGGTGCCCGGTGCGGCCAGCGGCGGCACGATGAACGTCCTGGAGCGTGACAGCTACACCCACCTGGACCCGGCACAGATCTACGTGCAGAACGAGGGCCAGCTGGCAACCCTGATCCACCGTGGGCTGACCACCTACAAGCTGGACAACAAGGGCAACTACACCGTGGTCGGCGACCTCGCCACCAACAGCGGTGAGCAGTCCGACGGCGGCAAGACCTGGACGTACCACCTGAAGGACGGCATCAAGTTCCAGGACGGTACGCCGATCACGTCCAAGGACATCCGGTGGTCGGTGGAGCGGATGTTCGCCCCGTTCGTGACCAACGGCCCGGTCTACCTCCAGCAGTGGCTGGCCAACGTCAACGGCACCGACTACCGCAAGCTGCTGCCGGACGGCCCGTACAAGGGCAAGCACCTGCCGGACACCCTGCTGGCGACGCCGGACGCGAAGACGGTCGTCTTCCACTTCGCCAAGCCGCAGACCGACACCCCGTACCTGTTCGCGATGCCCGGCTACTCGGTGGTCGACTCGGCGAAGGACACCCAGCTCAAGTACGACAAGGCGCCGGTCGCCTCGGGCCCGTACATGATCAAATCCTTCGACCAGGGCAAGTCCATGACCCTGGTGAAGAACCCCAACTGGGACCCGAGCACCGACTCGGCCCGGCACCAGTACGTGGACTCGTTCGCGATCAGCTTCAACCACCAGTACGAGGACTCCACCAAGCGGATGATGTCCGACTCGGGTGAGAACCAGACCTCGGTGAGCTTCTCGAACGCGGTCGACACCGACAACACCCCGAAGGTGGTCGGCACCCCGACGATCTACAAGCGGACGGTGGCCGGCTACCAGCCCTTCGTCGGCCAGATCGACTTCAACATGAAGAAGGTCACGGACCTCAACGTCCGCAAGGCGCTGGCGCTGGCGATCCCGACCAAGCCGGTCTACCAGGCGCTGGGCGCCTCCTACGGAGCCGAGTACGCCGGCGGCTTCATCAGCCCCGCGCTGGCCGGCTACCAGAAGGCCGACCCGCTGGGCAAGATCGCCAACCCCAACGGCGACCAGGCCGCGGCCAAGAAGATCCTCACCGACGCGGGCAAGCTGAACACCAAGATCACCTACGCGTACGTCAACACCACCCAGGGCCAGCAGTACTCGGTGGCGATCGCCGCCGCGCTGAAGACCGCGGGCTTCGACGTGCAGCGCAAGGAACTGCCGTCCGACACGTACTACGACCTGATCGGCAAGGTCGACAACCCGTACGACATCTACTCGCAGGCGTGGGGCTCGGACTGGCCCAGCGCGCTGACGGTGATCCCGCCGGTCTTCGACGGCCGGACCATCTCCGACCAGGCGCCCAACTACTCGCACGTCAACGACGCGCACGTGAACAGCGAGATCGACCGGATCTCGGCGATCACCGACCCGAAGCAGGCGCAGGCCGCCTGGTTCGCGCTGAACACCTACATCCTCACCAAGGTCATCCCGGCCGTGCCGACCGTCTACTACAAGCAGCTGCAGCTGTTCGGCTCCAAGGTCGGCGGTGCCGTCTACAACAACATGTTCGCCGGCATCGACGCGACGAAGCTCTACCTCAAGCCGTAA